CGCCAAAATCTGCAAGGTCTTTTTTAATGCCTTCCAGGATGCGGCCTGCTGCGTAGGTCTGAAAGAAACCGAGGCTCTCTTCAAGGGGCAAAGAAAGGAAACGGTCCCCCTCCTGGTCGATGATCTCCCTCGCTAGGTCGTATATATACTCGCCTTTATAGGCATCTTCCGGAAATGGAGCACGTTCCGGGCAGTTTAGAAGCTTGAAGTATCTGGACTGTGTTGAACGCCCCAGAATCTCCATCTGCAATCCGGCATCATTAATATAATATTCTTTCTCCACCTGCCACCCGGTAAAGTCAAGGATCCTTGCAATAATGTCACCAACAGCGGCACCCCGACCATGACCCACATGAAGGGGGCCGGTAGGATTGGCGCTTACAAATTCCACCTGAACCTTTTCTCCTCCGCCTATATTCTGGCGACCGTAATCATCGTCAAGGGTAATAATATCTTTTACAACTTCCCCCATCCACTTTTTAGAGAGGCGAAAATTGATAAAACCTGGACCGGCAATTTCTACCGCCGTAAAATAATCACAATCAGCCAACCGGCTCACAATTTGCTCGGCCAGTTTTCTCGGATTGTCATGGAATATTCTCGCCAGCTGCATGGCCGCGTTTGTTGCCCAATCTCCGTGCCCCTCGTTTTTCGGTTTTTCAATAGCAAACTCAGGAATATCATCAATTGCAACATTTTTTTCTTCTGCCATGGATAGGACCGCTTCATCCAGAAGCTGGCGAAGGGTCCGCAATACATCTGCCATTCTTACACCTCCGATAAAGACTTACTTTGCACGCAGGGGCAGTGTCTTCGTATTAAAATCGGCAAAACGCCGCAGGGATTCGCTAAGGGCAGAGGCCAAGGAACCATCAAAACGATCCACAGACACAACTACTCTGGCGCTACCATTCACTGTATGTTTTTTCTTTTTATAGGTCAGATTTTCATAATACTTTACTTTTCCCATATCTTTACCTGACGTACCTGGAAGGGCAAGAACGCTCATGGAATCAGGAATGCGAAGGTCATATTCCATCTCTACAGCAAATGGAAACTGCACGGAAAAAGGAGAGCGGACAGTCACTAGTTCCTTCAGGCATCGCGGAGTAAAAGTTGGAAGCTTTACCAGCATCTGCTTACCTGAAGCTCCAGTAATCGCTCCAAACACCTTTACGGGGAAGATTATTTCATAGCCATATTTCAGCTTCTTTATTTCCCCTTGTCCGCTATCGAACTGGAGCCCCGTGCTGTTTGAAAGAATAGAGGCAGCCGTTGAAATATCAGGTGTCTTCCCTCCAAAGAAAAGTCCCGCCCATCCGTTTCGCAACAAGAAAGAGGCATGCCCGGAAAGATAACCGCTCTCGTCAAGGTTCAGATTCCAGCGAAGGGAAAGTCGATGATCCGCTGCGCCGCCTCCCTGAATAACATCGGATGTAAGTTTTCTGTCAACAATGCCGCATATCCTGCTGCCCCATAGAGAGGGAGGGGTGTTGCCCAAAGAAAGCCCCTGCCGAATGTCGAAATAGAAAGTGCCGCTGCCAGGGATAGAAGCTTCAAGGATCGGCTTTAGAAGAAAACCCCTGGTTACAGGCGTATCCTTTGCAATGTCTGCCGCTGTAACCCATTTCAGATTCACCTGCCACCCCGCGAGGGGCAGCCATCGGGCGAGAATGATTGTCTTTTCCCAATCCGACCAGGCACCTTTCTCAGGGATCACTGTCCTCAAAAGATTATCCGCCACGAAATCCGGAAAGGACGGCTGATTCTTTACATACTGAATAATTTCATTACCGGCTTTCATATGGTTTGCATTTTTTGCTATGGAAACCACCGATGCAGGGGCATCGGGTACAGTAACACCTTCCATTGACTGAAAAAGGCGATAATAAGCATCTTCCCCCTGCTGCATGCTAAAGGCTATAAAAGGTTCGAAAGAGCTTAGAAGAGATGTCCCTCGCCATATGGGGCGATTGACTATATGCCATAGATATCGATCTCGCCCGGCCTGTTTCTGGAGTACTGGTTCGTCGTTCTCACTGGCAAGCCAGGAGAATGATGAACCAGCGGGCACATCCACTGTAATGAACTGCTCCCATAGGGGGAGGGTCAGGCCTGTTCTCACATAGCCATCCACCCCTAGTTTTCGAGGAGATCGGACCCTATAGGAAAGAACCCAGATAACTTCATCTCTTGCAGGGAAATGCACATGATAAAGGGAACGGCCTTCCACTTCCTGAGAAGAAACCTCTGCCGTTTTTATCAACAGAGCGGAAGCAGGATCATACACTTCCGCCTTCATAATTTCGACAGAACCTCCTTCGGGAGCTGGCAAAGACCAATCCTGCCAGGAAGGGTCAATAGTATCCCGCACAAGCACTACCCAGCAGATATCAGTTTCCATACTGCCATCGGCAAGCAATGTGTAGTGGTGGTCCTTCAACCAGACGATACCTTGCGCCTTTTCATAAAGGGAAAAATCCGGGGCTTCCTGAACAAGTCGCTGTATGTCAATATCCGAAGCCGCCATAGCTGGTGAAAGCAACACTGTCCCCGCTAAAATCGCCAGAATGGCCACATTCAAAGCTATTTTTAAAATGTTCCGGCCCATACCCGTTACCCTCCTCTTGTTATCATTAGGCATTTTTGCCGCAGCAATACTTATACTTTTTGCCGCTGCCGCACGGACAAGGATCATTGCGCCCAACTTTGGGCCCCTTCCGTATGGGTTGATGTTTTTCTGTACCCACTCCGGCTCCGGGAACCTCCCTCGAAAGGATTGGCATAGCAAAGTCTCTGCTCTCTCTAAGGCTTTGCCGATCAGGACTTCTGCGAGTTTCCTCAGAAACAACCGTAACCCTGAAAGCCAGCTCGGAAATAGACTCTCGCACCCGTCCCATCATAGATTGGAAAAGGTTATATGATTCAAACTGGTATTCAAGAAGAGGATCTTTTTGACCTATGGCTCGCAGTCCGATACCCCTTCTCAGCTCGTCCATTGCAAGGAGATGATCTTTCCAGCTCGTATCAAGGGTATGGAGGACGATGAATCTCATCAGCTCATCCGCCACTAAAGGGCCAAGATTCTCTATCTTCCGAATGAAACGGGACTCCACTTCCTGCTTTATCTGTTCAGACACTTCCGGTAAGAGGCGGCTGCTGTCAACACTTTTTAAATAGGGTTCGAAACCCGGGCCGAAAAGTCCCCTTAGCCTCGCTTCCGCCCGCTCTGGTTCAGGTTCCCCTTCTTCGGGGAAATAATGATTCAGCACATCATCTACAACACCAGTTGCCACATCCCGTGTGTGGTCAATAATGTTTTTGTCTTCGAGAATTCTATGACGCTCACCATACACGGCTTCCCGCTGCTGGTTCATGACATTGTCGTAGGACAAAAGCTGACGGCGTATATCAAAATGCATTTGCTCCACTTTCTTCTGGGCCGATTCGATAGCTTTCGTAAGAAGGTTGTGTTCTATAGCTTCCCCTTCTTCCATACCTAATTTTTCCATTATGCCCTGAATACGCTCGGAACCAAAGAGTCTTAAAAGATCATCTTCAAGGGAGAGATAAAAACGGCTTGATCCCGGATCTCCCTGTCGGCCGGACCGGCCCCTCAGCTGGTTATCAATCCTTCTCGATTCGTGACGCTCCGTACCTATGATCTTGAGACCGCCTTTATCAAGAACCTCATCCCGTTCTTTAGCGCATATCTGCCGATACTCTTCAAGAAGCTGCTGATATTTTGAAGGATCCAGATCTTCAACATTGCCTTCTTTTCGAAGAGTTTCTTTTGCCAGGAAATCTGGGTTCCCGCCCAATACAATATCAGTACCTCGGCCAGCCATGTTCGTCGCCACGGTAACCGCTCCAAACCGCCCCGCCTGCGCAACGATCTGAGCTTCTTTTTCGTGATATTTGGCATTCAGGACCTGGTGAGGAATTTTACGGGCTTTCAGCAACTTGCTAATGCGTTCTGAGTTCTCAATGGATGTTGTTCCCACAAGTACCGGCTGACCATTACTATAGGTCTCTTCCACTTCCTCTGCCACGGCGTGGAATTTTTCAAGGGATGTGCGGTAGATTACATCAGGGAAATCGCTTCGCACCATAGGCTTATTGGTAGGTACCACAATGACATCCAGACCATAGATCTCTTTAAACTCCTCTGATTCAGTAACAGCAGTACCGGTCATTCCCGCCAGTTTCCTGTACATCCGGAAATAATTCTGCAAAGTTATGGTGGCAAGAGTCTGGCTTTCTCTGCCAACTCTGACTTTTTCCTTCGCCTCGATGGCCTGATGCAACCCAT
This region of Aminobacterium colombiense DSM 12261 genomic DNA includes:
- the secA gene encoding preprotein translocase subunit SecA, with the protein product MLKGLKRVLGLDPNERALKRYRQIADDINGLEPEYSAKSDEDLRSLVADFKRRANEGESLDNLLVEVFALVREVSRRTLGLRHFDVQLMGGMALHEGKITEMKTGEGKTLVATLAVVLNALSGNGVHVVTVNDYLAKRDAEWMGPIYRFLGLSVKCIYAYMDQKERKEAYLSDVTYGTNSEFGFDYLRDNMAVAKDQLVQRGHHFCIVDEVDSILIDEARTPLIISGPSEDNVEMYTTADQIARQLKEGRDFEKDEKERNVAFTEDGIARCENLLKMPGLFSDAANSDLAHRIVQAVKAHVLFQKDVHYVVKDGEIIIVDEFTGRLMFGRRYSDGLHQAIEAKEKVRVGRESQTLATITLQNYFRMYRKLAGMTGTAVTESEEFKEIYGLDVIVVPTNKPMVRSDFPDVIYRTSLEKFHAVAEEVEETYSNGQPVLVGTTSIENSERISKLLKARKIPHQVLNAKYHEKEAQIVAQAGRFGAVTVATNMAGRGTDIVLGGNPDFLAKETLRKEGNVEDLDPSKYQQLLEEYRQICAKERDEVLDKGGLKIIGTERHESRRIDNQLRGRSGRQGDPGSSRFYLSLEDDLLRLFGSERIQGIMEKLGMEEGEAIEHNLLTKAIESAQKKVEQMHFDIRRQLLSYDNVMNQQREAVYGERHRILEDKNIIDHTRDVATGVVDDVLNHYFPEEGEPEPERAEARLRGLFGPGFEPYLKSVDSSRLLPEVSEQIKQEVESRFIRKIENLGPLVADELMRFIVLHTLDTSWKDHLLAMDELRRGIGLRAIGQKDPLLEYQFESYNLFQSMMGRVRESISELAFRVTVVSEETRRSPDRQSLRESRDFAMPILSREVPGAGVGTEKHQPIRKGPKVGRNDPCPCGSGKKYKYCCGKNA